The Nitrospirota bacterium genome includes a region encoding these proteins:
- a CDS encoding isocitrate/isopropylmalate dehydrogenase family protein, whose translation MYTITLIPGDGTGPEITEATKRVIEATGVPISWDIQEAGLEVYEKEGNPLPQRVLDSIKRNRIALKGPITTPVGKGFRSVNVSLRQNLDLYCCLRPCKSFKGTKSRYENVDLIIVRENTEDLYAGIEFEKGSEGAENIIELIHKLTGKRIRPDSGLSIKPISVYATERIVKFAFEYARKTKRKKVTAVHKANIMKFSDGLFLDTARNVAAQYPDIEFEDRIIDNMCMQLVQKPELYDVIVLPNLYGDIVSDLAAGLIGGLGLAPGANLGEEYAVFEATHGSAPKYKGLNKVNPLAMILSGVMMLKHMGEFEAAQRLETAVASVIEEGKNVTYDMKPNSDDPTAATTSQMADAIIEKLS comes from the coding sequence ATGTATACTATCACCTTAATACCTGGCGACGGGACAGGACCTGAAATAACTGAAGCTACAAAACGTGTAATAGAAGCTACAGGAGTCCCTATCTCCTGGGATATACAGGAAGCAGGACTTGAGGTATATGAAAAAGAAGGCAATCCATTACCACAAAGGGTTCTTGACTCCATAAAGAGAAACCGAATCGCTCTAAAGGGACCTATTACAACTCCTGTCGGAAAGGGTTTCCGTAGTGTAAACGTATCACTCAGACAGAATCTTGATCTTTATTGTTGCTTGAGACCATGTAAATCATTTAAAGGCACAAAATCTCGATACGAAAATGTTGACCTTATAATCGTGAGAGAAAATACAGAGGATTTATATGCAGGGATTGAATTTGAGAAAGGTTCTGAAGGTGCTGAAAATATTATAGAACTTATTCATAAATTGACAGGCAAACGAATAAGACCGGATTCTGGTTTAAGTATTAAACCAATATCAGTTTATGCTACTGAGCGTATTGTTAAATTTGCTTTTGAGTATGCACGAAAAACCAAAAGGAAAAAAGTGACAGCAGTACATAAAGCCAATATAATGAAATTTTCAGATGGCCTTTTTCTTGATACAGCACGGAATGTTGCTGCACAATATCCTGATATTGAATTTGAAGATAGGATCATCGATAACATGTGCATGCAGCTTGTTCAAAAACCTGAACTATATGACGTCATAGTCCTGCCGAATTTATATGGAGATATCGTATCAGATCTTGCAGCAGGTCTTATCGGCGGACTTGGGCTTGCTCCAGGCGCAAATCTCGGGGAAGAATATGCTGTTTTTGAAGCAACGCATGGAAGTGCTCCGAAATACAAAGGGTTGAATAAAGTTAATCCATTGGCTATGATACTTTCAGGGGTTATGATGCTGAAACATATGGGAGAGTTTGAAGCAGCCCAAAGACTTGAAACCGCAGTAGCTTCTGTCATAGAAGAAGGAAAGAATGTTACCTATGACATGAAA
- a CDS encoding homocitrate synthase — MKNKVYLIDVTNRDGVQTSRILLPKLSKTMLNIYLDEMGIYQSEVGFPTLKHEINYINANLELVKLGTIKKIHLEGWCRAIPEDVRLSFKNCPDLKHLNISMSTSEIMIKGKFQGKKTFKDIIKSLIDAVKTAKELGAETLGINAEDASRTELDRLIEFILAGKEAGADRFRYCDTLGTDDPITIYERTKALALATKFPIEMHCHNDLGMAEAVSVAGAQGAIEGGVDTYINTTVNGYGERCGNCDLVSTILALKFSQGLKNKLPLDEHVDLKKAWKIGRYASYAFNIPIPINQPGVGANAFAHESGIHADGALKDRRNYELYDPEDVGRGEPELAETGRIITTGEYGGIKGFRHVYDKLGLHFQDDNEARRVLELVQYANLHTQKPLTDDELRLIATHPDVVKKILTVNL; from the coding sequence ATGAAAAACAAAGTATATTTAATAGACGTTACAAACAGAGACGGTGTTCAGACATCAAGGATACTACTTCCTAAACTTTCAAAAACAATGCTGAATATCTATCTCGATGAGATGGGGATTTATCAAAGTGAAGTAGGATTTCCAACACTCAAACATGAGATCAATTATATAAATGCCAATCTCGAACTTGTAAAACTCGGCACCATAAAAAAGATTCATCTCGAGGGATGGTGCAGGGCTATACCGGAAGATGTAAGATTAAGCTTTAAAAATTGTCCAGATCTAAAACATCTTAATATATCGATGTCTACATCGGAAATCATGATAAAAGGTAAATTTCAAGGGAAAAAGACTTTTAAAGACATTATCAAATCACTTATTGATGCAGTAAAAACTGCTAAAGAACTCGGAGCAGAAACTTTAGGAATTAATGCAGAAGATGCTTCTCGCACTGAGCTTGACAGACTTATAGAATTTATACTTGCAGGGAAAGAGGCTGGAGCTGACCGTTTTAGATACTGCGATACTCTCGGCACAGACGACCCTATAACTATCTATGAAAGAACTAAGGCCTTAGCATTGGCTACAAAATTTCCGATCGAAATGCACTGCCATAATGATCTTGGGATGGCAGAAGCAGTTTCAGTAGCTGGTGCACAGGGTGCAATTGAGGGTGGAGTTGATACATATATCAATACAACAGTGAACGGGTATGGCGAACGTTGCGGCAATTGTGACTTGGTTTCAACAATCCTTGCACTGAAGTTTTCACAAGGACTAAAAAACAAGCTTCCCCTTGACGAACATGTTGATCTGAAAAAAGCGTGGAAAATAGGAAGATATGCTTCTTATGCATTCAATATTCCGATACCGATCAATCAACCTGGAGTTGGGGCAAATGCATTTGCCCATGAATCAGGTATCCATGCAGATGGTGCCTTGAAAGACAGACGCAACTATGAACTCTATGACCCGGAGGATGTGGGGAGAGGTGAGCCTGAACTCGCTGAGACAGGAAGAATAATCACTACTGGTGAATATGGTGGGATTAAAGGCTTCAGACATGTATATGATAAGCTCGGGCTTCATTTTCAGGATGACAATGAAGCAAGAAGAGTTCTTGAACTTGTTCAGTATGCTAATCTTCACACACAAAAACCTCTGACGGATGATGAATTAAGGCTTATTGCAACACATCCTGATGTTGTGAAGAAAATACTTACGGTAAATCTTTAA